A part of Candidatus Manganitrophaceae bacterium genomic DNA contains:
- a CDS encoding DUF4124 domain-containing protein, with amino-acid sequence MNKIKKSIVSALVLLLSLTSFVTAVEIYRWLDETGTPHFTDDPAKVPPAFRKNATVEELKAMPSVKPIVPLESTDVSPPTDREGHNEEWWQAEIGKWRTKKEEAAHKLAEAEARLAQVQYGNEGISSRMAETGDLLKEIEMQKEAIRKAEEMIRTVLPEEARKADAPPGWLRE; translated from the coding sequence ATGAATAAGATTAAAAAAAGTATCGTTTCAGCGTTGGTGCTCTTGCTTTCTTTGACCTCTTTCGTCACGGCCGTCGAGATCTATCGCTGGCTGGATGAGACCGGCACGCCTCACTTTACCGATGATCCCGCAAAAGTCCCCCCTGCCTTTCGAAAGAATGCAACGGTGGAAGAGTTAAAAGCGATGCCGTCCGTCAAACCGATCGTCCCGCTCGAATCAACCGATGTTTCACCCCCGACCGATCGAGAGGGACATAATGAGGAGTGGTGGCAAGCGGAAATCGGGAAATGGCGGACCAAGAAGGAAGAGGCCGCGCACAAGTTGGCCGAGGCGGAGGCACGGCTGGCGCAGGTTCAATATGGGAATGAGGGGATCTCCTCCAGAATGGCCGAGACGGGAGATCTATTGAAAGAGATTGAAATGCAAAAAGAGGCGATCCGTAAGGCGGAGGAGATGATCAGAACTGTCCTTCCGGAAGAGGCGAGAAAAGCGGACGCCCCGCCGGGATGGCTCCGGGAGTGA
- a CDS encoding FAD:protein FMN transferase, with amino-acid sequence MEVCYRRLRYLMGSFFEVTAYGERARCAEAVTLAFTEVARIERLLSVYRPQSDLTCLNAFGKTGARSIDPELFSVLARSIEYAEQSGGAFDPTAAPLIRLWGFGPGPARLSPPSNEEVLSLLDRVDYRSIQLSSGRVAFLKEGVEINLGGIGKGYAIDRAAEILRRAGISRAMISCGSTIYALGTPPGKAGWEIDIRHPRNEEEKMETVLLSDQAISTSGDYEKYFIFGGKRFSHLIDPRSGYPAAAVASVSVIAPSAMEADALSTAAFVLGEGEGNALLARRPGVEGLILREEEEGLISRHPTSGWGRRSTVPSLSRRRFLALASLLLAGLFLPSLGEATVVYLTEEEALRKMMPEAERFDTDHIDLSAEQLAQAQQWAGRAFREDDYRFRVGRKGTETVGYATVLEVVGKERPITFLIGIDPTGEIKGVEVLVYRESRGSEIRHSRFMAQFLKKKVTNPLRLGDDIEAISGATLSSRAASYAVKKALAIFEVAYKRQKKEG; translated from the coding sequence ATGGAAGTGTGTTATCGCAGACTGCGGTATCTGATGGGCTCCTTCTTCGAGGTGACCGCCTATGGGGAGCGGGCGCGGTGCGCCGAGGCGGTGACGTTGGCCTTCACGGAAGTCGCTCGGATCGAACGGCTGTTGAGTGTCTACCGTCCTCAAAGCGACTTGACCTGCTTGAATGCCTTCGGTAAAACAGGTGCGCGGTCGATCGATCCGGAGCTCTTCAGCGTTCTTGCGCGGTCGATCGAGTATGCCGAGCAGAGCGGCGGGGCGTTTGATCCGACCGCTGCGCCGCTCATCCGGTTGTGGGGGTTTGGACCGGGACCAGCCCGGCTCTCTCCGCCCTCGAATGAGGAGGTTCTCTCCCTGCTCGACCGGGTCGACTACCGGTCGATTCAGCTCTCCTCCGGACGCGTTGCCTTCTTGAAAGAGGGGGTTGAGATCAATCTCGGCGGGATCGGGAAAGGATATGCGATCGACCGGGCCGCCGAAATCCTCCGCCGAGCGGGAATCTCTCGCGCGATGATCAGCTGCGGGAGCACGATTTATGCGCTCGGAACGCCTCCCGGCAAGGCGGGATGGGAGATCGACATCCGCCACCCCCGGAATGAGGAAGAGAAGATGGAAACGGTCCTCCTTTCCGACCAAGCGATCTCAACCTCGGGCGACTATGAAAAGTATTTTATCTTCGGTGGAAAGCGCTTCAGTCATCTCATCGACCCTCGATCCGGATACCCGGCGGCTGCAGTGGCGAGCGTCAGTGTGATCGCCCCAAGCGCCATGGAGGCCGATGCCCTCTCCACCGCGGCGTTTGTGCTGGGAGAGGGGGAAGGAAACGCCCTGCTGGCGCGCCGCCCCGGGGTGGAGGGGCTGATTCTCCGGGAAGAGGAAGAAGGCCTCATTTCAAGGCATCCAACCTCGGGATGGGGCCGACGGTCTACCGTCCCATCGTTGAGCCGACGGCGTTTCTTGGCATTGGCGTCGCTGCTGCTGGCGGGTCTCTTTCTTCCGAGCCTGGGCGAAGCGACCGTCGTTTATCTGACCGAAGAAGAAGCGCTTCGCAAAATGATGCCGGAAGCGGAGCGTTTCGACACCGATCATATCGACCTCTCCGCAGAGCAGCTGGCGCAGGCGCAGCAGTGGGCGGGGCGGGCCTTCCGAGAAGATGATTACCGTTTCCGCGTGGGCCGAAAGGGGACGGAGACGGTCGGCTACGCCACGGTGTTGGAAGTGGTTGGAAAGGAGCGGCCGATTACGTTTTTAATCGGCATCGATCCGACCGGTGAGATCAAAGGGGTGGAGGTCCTTGTCTATCGAGAGTCGCGCGGCTCGGAAATTCGCCATTCCCGTTTCATGGCTCAGTTTCTAAAGAAGAAGGTCACCAATCCCCTTCGACTGGGGGATGATATCGAAGCGATCAGCGGCGCGACCCTTTCTTCTCGTGCCGCAAGTTATGCCGTGAAGAAAGCCTTGGCTATTTTTGAGGTGGCTTACAAGAGACAGAAAAAAGAAGGCTAA
- a CDS encoding transcriptional repressor gives MQNEFENHSQKEAAVKETVKKEETLLQEHIAKHHLKVTKERSAILQAFMEAQRHVTAEELYRMMKEKDASIGLATIYRTLNLFCECGLAEQRQFGDGHARYELIYNVNHHDHLVCTQCKKIIEFENLDIEKLQEKVARENRFTIYSHKLELYGLCSDCAKRARR, from the coding sequence ATGCAGAATGAGTTTGAGAATCATTCTCAAAAAGAGGCGGCGGTGAAAGAGACGGTTAAAAAAGAAGAGACGCTCCTCCAGGAACATATCGCGAAGCACCACTTGAAAGTCACCAAAGAGCGCAGCGCCATCCTGCAAGCTTTTATGGAGGCGCAGCGCCACGTCACGGCCGAAGAGCTCTACCGAATGATGAAGGAGAAAGACGCATCGATCGGTCTTGCGACGATTTATCGGACGCTGAATCTGTTTTGCGAATGCGGGCTCGCGGAGCAGCGGCAGTTCGGGGATGGGCATGCCCGTTATGAGCTGATTTACAACGTCAACCACCATGATCACCTGGTCTGTACCCAATGCAAGAAGATCATCGAGTTTGAGAATCTCGACATTGAAAAGCTCCAGGAGAAGGTGGCGAGGGAAAACCGTTTCACGATTTACAGCCACAAGCTGGAGCTTTATGGACTTTGCTCGGACTGCGCCAAGCGGGCCAGGCGATAG
- a CDS encoding ABC transporter ATP-binding protein — MTVIELVQLTKTYPGGKMPAVYDISLNVAKGEVLALLGPSGSGKTTLLRLIAGFEVPDQGKILLSGREVSRPSEVLPPERRGVGMVFQDYALFPHLTVEGNVAFGLGELSRELRKKRVQEVVEQVGLGALGHRYPHELSGGQQQRVALARALAPNPIVLMLDEPFSNLDPDMRAQMRMEVAAILRRTESTAILVTHDHEEAFAMAQKVAVLNMGHLEQCDTPEMVYHIPSTPFIADFVGQADFIPGIIREAKVFTAIGTFPNPSTFPDGAEVMVMIRPDDVDLVSSVDGIATVLGRQFKGSENLYTVALPSGQTLHSSQHSLAVYPDQTKVDLKLKVTHTVLFRRDDVFFKKDSTTQSGDGKAL; from the coding sequence ATGACAGTGATTGAATTGGTCCAGCTGACCAAGACCTATCCGGGAGGGAAGATGCCGGCCGTGTATGACATCTCCCTCAATGTGGCGAAAGGGGAAGTCTTGGCGCTGTTGGGGCCGAGCGGAAGCGGAAAGACAACGCTGCTTCGCCTCATCGCCGGTTTTGAAGTTCCCGATCAAGGGAAAATTCTCTTGAGCGGACGGGAGGTGAGCCGCCCGAGCGAGGTGCTTCCGCCCGAACGGCGGGGGGTCGGCATGGTCTTTCAGGATTATGCGCTCTTTCCTCATCTTACAGTGGAGGGAAATGTGGCGTTCGGTCTCGGCGAGCTGAGCCGAGAGCTTCGAAAGAAAAGGGTTCAGGAGGTGGTCGAGCAGGTTGGCCTCGGCGCATTGGGCCATCGGTATCCGCATGAGCTCTCCGGCGGGCAGCAGCAGCGGGTCGCCCTGGCCCGGGCGCTCGCCCCCAATCCGATCGTTCTGATGCTGGACGAGCCCTTTAGCAATCTCGATCCCGACATGAGGGCGCAGATGCGGATGGAAGTGGCCGCCATTTTGCGCCGCACGGAGAGCACCGCGATTCTGGTGACGCACGATCATGAAGAGGCTTTTGCGATGGCGCAGAAGGTGGCGGTGCTCAACATGGGACATCTGGAGCAGTGCGATACGCCGGAGATGGTCTATCACATCCCGTCCACCCCTTTTATCGCCGACTTCGTCGGACAGGCCGATTTTATCCCCGGAATCATTCGAGAGGCGAAGGTTTTCACTGCGATTGGCACCTTTCCGAATCCGTCTACTTTCCCGGACGGTGCGGAGGTGATGGTGATGATCCGGCCGGATGACGTCGATCTGGTTTCGAGCGTGGACGGAATCGCGACGGTTTTGGGCCGACAATTTAAAGGATCGGAAAATCTTTATACGGTTGCCCTTCCCTCGGGACAGACGCTTCACAGCAGCCAGCATTCTCTGGCGGTTTATCCCGACCAAACGAAGGTCGATTTAAAACTGAAAGTCACACACACCGTTCTATTCAGGAGGGATGATGTCTTCTTCAAAAAAGATTCGACAACCCAGTCGGGAGACGGGAAGGCCCTCTAA
- a CDS encoding iron ABC transporter permease — MKPYVLRGPFERGVTFVRRSFLDRWLLASLSLAALVLTPLGVVLFSIFSHTNDVWRHFVQTSLFTLIANTLWLTAGVAVGTTLLGVSLAWLTAACDFPGRKWLDWALMLPLALPPYVVAFVSIGLFDFTGPIQTALRAWLGVEKLWFPRIRSTGGVIAVMTLTLYPYLYMLVRNAFLTQGRRGIEVAQSLGQGRLRGFFRVALPMARPWIAGGLALVLMETLADFGTVSIFNYDTFTTAIYKAWFGLFSLSAAAQLASLLVMIVFVVLLVEQQLRFHQRFSQTGRSNVADRFRFRGIGGWIAFAYVFGVFLIAFIVPVGQLTVWAAGVIAEDVDLQYITFLGHSLFLGGAAALLTTACALVLVSTNRLRNDLFTRMTVRLATLGYALPGSVLAVGIFIPLIWIDKQILSWVKVLFGIDIGFVLSGSLLAMLLAYLIRFMAVAHGAIDSAMNRITPSLDETARSLGLSGFSLLRKVYFPILRGGLITAALLVFVDVMKEMPITLMTRPFGWDTLSVRIFEMTSEGEWERAALPAMVLVLTGFIPILLLTRYSSREIK; from the coding sequence ATGAAGCCGTATGTATTAAGAGGGCCGTTCGAGCGAGGCGTTACATTTGTTCGACGCTCTTTTCTCGACCGCTGGCTGCTTGCCTCGCTCTCTCTCGCCGCACTGGTCTTAACCCCGCTCGGGGTGGTGCTCTTTTCAATCTTTTCTCATACCAATGACGTTTGGCGGCATTTTGTTCAGACCAGTCTCTTCACGTTGATTGCGAACACCCTCTGGTTGACAGCCGGCGTGGCCGTCGGCACCACGCTGCTGGGGGTCAGTTTGGCCTGGTTGACCGCCGCGTGTGATTTTCCCGGGAGGAAATGGCTTGATTGGGCTTTGATGCTCCCGCTTGCCCTCCCCCCCTATGTGGTTGCCTTTGTCAGCATTGGGCTGTTTGATTTCACCGGTCCGATTCAGACCGCGCTGAGAGCTTGGCTCGGGGTGGAGAAGCTCTGGTTCCCGAGGATCCGATCGACCGGCGGGGTCATCGCCGTGATGACGCTGACCCTCTATCCTTATCTTTATATGTTGGTGCGAAATGCCTTTCTCACCCAAGGGCGGCGCGGGATCGAGGTGGCGCAGTCGTTGGGACAGGGCCGCCTCCGCGGTTTTTTTCGGGTGGCGCTGCCGATGGCGCGCCCCTGGATCGCGGGGGGGTTGGCATTGGTCCTCATGGAGACCTTGGCCGATTTTGGAACGGTCTCGATTTTTAATTACGACACCTTCACCACCGCGATTTATAAGGCCTGGTTTGGGCTCTTTTCCCTCTCGGCCGCGGCCCAACTCGCCTCGCTACTCGTCATGATCGTTTTTGTCGTCTTGCTGGTGGAGCAGCAGTTGCGGTTTCATCAGCGCTTTTCTCAGACCGGCAGAAGCAATGTCGCCGATCGATTCCGATTCCGCGGGATCGGGGGTTGGATTGCGTTCGCCTATGTGTTCGGCGTTTTTCTGATCGCTTTCATCGTTCCGGTCGGTCAGCTGACGGTCTGGGCGGCCGGGGTGATCGCAGAGGATGTCGATCTTCAGTATATTACCTTCCTCGGCCACTCCCTTTTTCTGGGTGGAGCGGCGGCGCTCCTCACCACCGCCTGTGCGCTGGTCCTGGTCTCTACAAATCGTTTGCGAAATGATCTCTTCACACGGATGACCGTGCGCCTCGCAACCCTCGGCTATGCCCTTCCCGGATCGGTATTGGCTGTCGGTATTTTTATTCCTCTGATCTGGATCGACAAGCAGATCCTCTCCTGGGTCAAAGTCCTCTTCGGCATCGACATCGGCTTCGTCCTCAGCGGCAGCTTGCTCGCCATGCTCCTGGCCTATCTGATTCGATTCATGGCGGTGGCGCACGGCGCAATCGACAGCGCCATGAATCGAATCACGCCGAGCCTCGATGAGACGGCGAGGAGTTTGGGCTTGAGCGGTTTCTCACTTCTGCGCAAAGTTTACTTTCCAATCCTTCGCGGCGGATTAATCACGGCCGCATTATTGGTTTTTGTCGATGTTATGAAGGAGATGCCGATCACCTTAATGACCCGTCCTTTCGGCTGGGACACCCTGTCGGTCCGGATTTTCGAGATGACCTCCGAAGGGGAATGGGAGCGCGCCGCGCTGCCGGCGATGGTGCTGGTTTTAACCGGCTTTATTCCGATTTTGTTGCTGACCCGGTATTCCAGCAGAGAAATAAAATAA
- a CDS encoding extracellular solute-binding protein yields MLGTGFAVSAGAEEVVVYSARNEQLIKPLFDAYTQETGVHVTSLTDKEGPLMERLKAEGEQTPADMFITVDAGNLWRAAKEGLLKPVDSKVLQGNIPAHLRDPENRWFGLSVRARTIVYNTKKVKPSDLTTYEALGDPKWKGRLCLRTSKKVYNQSLVAMMIYDYGVAKTEGIVKSWVNNLATDVFADDTPVMLSVAAGQCDVGIVNTYYFGRLMAKKPELPIALFWPNQSNSGVHVNVSGAGVTQYAKHAAAAIKLLEWLSSEKAQNLFADQNMEYPANPKVAPDPRVAAWGSFKQNLINVSKAGELQGEAVKLMDRAGYK; encoded by the coding sequence ATGCTCGGGACCGGTTTTGCCGTGTCAGCCGGTGCAGAGGAGGTCGTTGTCTATTCGGCTCGAAACGAGCAGCTGATCAAGCCGCTCTTCGATGCCTATACCCAGGAGACCGGCGTCCATGTGACCTCCCTGACCGATAAGGAGGGGCCGCTGATGGAGCGCCTCAAGGCGGAAGGGGAGCAGACGCCGGCCGACATGTTCATTACGGTCGATGCCGGCAATCTGTGGCGGGCCGCGAAGGAAGGACTCCTCAAGCCGGTCGATTCGAAGGTCCTTCAAGGGAACATTCCCGCGCACCTGCGCGATCCGGAAAACCGCTGGTTTGGTCTGTCCGTCCGTGCGCGGACAATCGTCTACAATACCAAAAAGGTGAAACCGTCCGATCTAACCACCTACGAAGCGCTCGGAGATCCGAAGTGGAAAGGCCGCCTCTGCCTCCGAACCTCGAAGAAGGTCTATAACCAATCTCTGGTTGCCATGATGATCTATGACTATGGCGTGGCCAAGACGGAAGGGATTGTCAAATCGTGGGTGAACAACCTTGCCACCGATGTCTTTGCGGATGACACACCGGTGATGCTGTCGGTCGCCGCCGGGCAATGCGATGTCGGCATTGTGAACACCTACTATTTTGGCCGGCTGATGGCGAAAAAACCCGAGCTCCCGATCGCCCTCTTCTGGCCCAATCAGAGCAACAGCGGGGTTCATGTGAATGTCTCCGGCGCCGGCGTCACTCAATATGCCAAGCACGCGGCGGCGGCGATCAAGCTGCTGGAGTGGCTCTCCTCCGAAAAGGCGCAGAACCTTTTCGCCGATCAGAATATGGAGTATCCGGCCAATCCGAAGGTCGCGCCCGATCCACGGGTGGCCGCCTGGGGATCTTTTAAGCAAAACCTCATCAATGTCTCCAAAGCGGGGGAGCTGCAAGGGGAGGCGGTAAAGCTGATGGACCGCGCGGGATACAAATAA
- a CDS encoding leucine--tRNA ligase encodes MEKVYQHKELEARWQTYWRERQTFRVVEESSRPKFYCLEMFPYPSGRIHMGHVRVYAIGDVIARFKRMRGYNVLHPMGWDAFGLPAENAAIQKKVHPADWTAQNIAYMRSQLQKMGLSYDWDREVTTCQPDYYRWNQWFFIKMFERGLAYRKMASVNWCPSCATVLANEQVIEGHCWRCDTEVIQKNLEQWFFRITAYAEELLAESEHLTGWPERVLVMQKNWIGKSRGVEVVFPLSDRPERLTIFTTRPDTLFGVTFMSIAPEHPLLPALIAGRPEEAAVQAFVERIKGQDKTVRTALTQEKEGVFTGTYAVHPISGDRVPIWVANFVLMEYGTGIIMAVPAHDQRDFEFAQKYQLPIRIVIQNPSGSLSLPLTAAYTEEAGTLVDSGPFTGLPPTAAQEAIARFVEQKGIGKEKVHYRLRDWGISRQRYWGTPIPILYCERCGVVPVPESDLPVMLPKDVPFTGKGGSPLLESPSFLNAVCPKCGGTARRETDTMDTFVDSSWYFLRYTSPHETSAPLRSDQAERWMPVDQYIGGIEHAVLHLLYSRFFTKIVRDLGLIKIGEPFANLLTQGMVIKDGAKMSKSKGNIVDPDRLIETYGADTARLFSLFAAPPEKDLEWSDEGVQGASRFLQRVWRLVQEFAESHRSAGNAPGTTDFSHASPRVKQIRRMTHRTIQKVTDDIEKGFQFNTAVAALMEFYNALSRDSSAGPPTDEEKRAHRAAFAEALDQLVLLLSPFAPHSAESLWEALGHSPSILEKPWPSYDPAWTEEETTEVVVQINGKVRNRFFAPSGTADEALKTQALSDPKTQAWIQEHPIRKIIVVKGKLVNIVL; translated from the coding sequence ATGGAAAAGGTTTATCAACACAAAGAGTTAGAGGCGCGATGGCAGACCTATTGGCGCGAGCGGCAGACCTTTCGGGTTGTCGAAGAGAGCAGCCGTCCGAAATTCTACTGCCTGGAGATGTTCCCGTATCCCTCGGGCCGGATTCATATGGGACATGTCCGGGTCTATGCGATCGGCGATGTGATTGCCCGTTTTAAGCGGATGCGCGGTTATAACGTTCTCCATCCGATGGGGTGGGACGCCTTCGGCCTCCCGGCGGAAAACGCCGCCATTCAGAAAAAGGTCCACCCCGCCGATTGGACCGCCCAGAATATCGCTTACATGCGAAGTCAGCTCCAGAAAATGGGGCTCTCCTATGATTGGGATCGCGAAGTCACCACCTGTCAGCCTGACTATTACCGCTGGAATCAGTGGTTCTTCATCAAAATGTTCGAGCGCGGATTGGCCTACCGAAAAATGGCCTCGGTGAATTGGTGTCCTTCTTGCGCCACCGTCCTCGCGAATGAACAGGTCATCGAAGGGCATTGCTGGCGCTGCGATACGGAGGTGATTCAAAAAAACCTGGAGCAATGGTTCTTCCGGATTACCGCCTATGCCGAAGAGCTTCTCGCCGAGTCCGAGCATCTCACCGGATGGCCGGAACGTGTTCTGGTGATGCAGAAGAACTGGATCGGAAAGAGTCGCGGCGTCGAGGTCGTTTTTCCTCTCTCAGATCGGCCGGAACGGCTGACCATCTTTACGACCCGTCCCGACACCCTCTTTGGGGTTACCTTCATGAGCATTGCGCCGGAGCACCCGCTCCTTCCCGCGCTCATCGCCGGCCGGCCGGAAGAGGCTGCGGTCCAAGCCTTCGTGGAGAGGATAAAAGGACAGGACAAGACCGTCCGGACCGCGCTCACCCAGGAGAAAGAAGGGGTCTTCACCGGCACCTATGCCGTTCACCCGATCTCAGGTGATCGGGTTCCGATCTGGGTCGCCAATTTCGTCTTAATGGAATACGGCACCGGTATCATCATGGCGGTCCCGGCGCACGATCAGCGCGATTTTGAGTTCGCCCAAAAGTATCAGCTGCCGATTCGCATCGTCATTCAAAACCCGTCGGGAAGCTTGTCGCTGCCGCTGACCGCCGCTTATACCGAGGAGGCCGGCACCCTGGTCGACTCCGGCCCGTTCACCGGCCTCCCCCCCACCGCCGCCCAAGAAGCGATTGCACGGTTTGTCGAGCAGAAAGGGATCGGGAAAGAAAAGGTCCATTACCGTCTTCGCGACTGGGGGATCTCGCGGCAGCGCTATTGGGGAACGCCGATTCCGATTCTCTACTGCGAGCGCTGCGGCGTGGTCCCAGTTCCAGAATCCGATCTCCCGGTGATGCTGCCGAAGGATGTTCCGTTTACCGGAAAAGGGGGATCGCCGCTGCTGGAAAGCCCTTCTTTTCTCAATGCAGTCTGCCCGAAATGCGGCGGAACGGCCCGCCGGGAGACCGACACGATGGACACCTTCGTCGACTCCTCGTGGTACTTTCTCCGCTATACCTCGCCCCATGAGACATCGGCCCCGCTTCGCTCGGATCAGGCGGAGCGCTGGATGCCGGTCGATCAATACATCGGCGGGATCGAGCATGCCGTCCTCCATCTCCTCTATTCTCGCTTCTTCACCAAGATCGTCCGCGACCTCGGCTTGATCAAAATCGGCGAGCCGTTCGCCAATCTTCTCACGCAGGGGATGGTGATCAAAGATGGCGCGAAGATGTCGAAATCGAAGGGGAACATTGTCGATCCCGATCGCCTGATCGAAACCTATGGGGCCGACACCGCCCGCCTCTTCTCCCTGTTTGCAGCCCCGCCCGAGAAAGATTTGGAATGGAGCGACGAAGGGGTGCAGGGGGCTTCCCGTTTTCTGCAGCGGGTTTGGCGGTTGGTCCAAGAGTTTGCCGAATCACACCGGTCGGCGGGGAACGCCCCCGGGACGACCGACTTCTCCCATGCCTCGCCCCGGGTCAAACAGATCCGGCGGATGACCCATCGGACGATCCAGAAGGTCACCGACGATATTGAAAAGGGATTCCAATTCAACACCGCCGTCGCGGCGTTGATGGAGTTCTACAACGCCCTCTCGCGTGATTCATCGGCCGGTCCGCCTACGGACGAGGAGAAGCGCGCCCATCGGGCGGCCTTCGCAGAAGCGCTCGATCAATTGGTTCTACTCCTCTCCCCCTTTGCGCCGCACAGTGCGGAATCGCTCTGGGAAGCGCTCGGCCATTCTCCGTCCATTTTAGAGAAGCCGTGGCCCTCGTATGATCCCGCTTGGACGGAGGAGGAAACGACGGAGGTCGTCGTTCAAATCAACGGCAAGGTCCGCAACCGCTTTTTTGCGCCGTCCGGCACCGCCGACGAAGCGCTGAAAACACAGGCGCTCTCCGATCCGAAGACGCAAGCCTGGATCCAAGAACATCCGATCCGAAAAATCATCGTGGTCAAGGGAAAATTGGTGAACATCGTCTTATGA
- the holA gene encoding DNA polymerase III subunit delta, producing the protein MTYLEALKHLEQGRFSPLYFLIGEEPFFTQQILNRFREKALDETARDFNYDQFQGEEVNPEEVVMAAKTFPVMSPRRFILIRNADLIKDDRETLLDYIEQPCETTLLLFVAAKPDLRKKLFATLKKKATVIQCTPLSDSAVPGWIAQEAKKKRIHLSEEAVWYLKEHLGKDLFLIDRELDKLALHLSDNQEVSLEAVQQLIAGGRSHSVFELLRALGEKDQKGAFSLLSALLGEGEAPLMILAMLTRQWRLMAVAKESVDAGASESATAKKVPMPPSLFPLFLKQVRRWKRSEIRRAFDLSLAADTQLKGGKQSASLVLEMLILDLCPPTPALQRKGYTLPFLDA; encoded by the coding sequence ATGACCTATCTCGAGGCGTTAAAACATCTGGAGCAAGGGCGCTTCTCCCCCCTCTACTTTCTCATCGGCGAGGAGCCTTTTTTTACCCAGCAGATCCTGAACCGATTCCGCGAGAAGGCGCTCGACGAGACCGCCCGGGATTTCAATTACGATCAATTTCAAGGGGAGGAAGTCAATCCGGAAGAGGTCGTCATGGCGGCGAAAACCTTTCCGGTGATGAGTCCTCGCCGGTTCATCCTGATCCGGAATGCCGATTTGATTAAGGACGATCGGGAGACCCTCCTCGATTATATTGAGCAGCCCTGCGAGACGACCCTGTTGCTCTTCGTTGCGGCGAAGCCCGACCTACGAAAAAAACTTTTCGCCACCCTGAAAAAAAAGGCGACCGTTATTCAGTGCACCCCGCTCTCCGACTCGGCGGTGCCGGGCTGGATCGCGCAAGAGGCAAAAAAGAAGAGGATTCATCTCTCGGAAGAGGCGGTCTGGTACCTGAAAGAGCATTTGGGTAAAGACCTTTTTTTGATCGACCGGGAACTCGATAAGCTTGCGCTTCATCTCTCGGACAACCAGGAAGTGTCGCTGGAGGCGGTTCAACAGCTCATCGCAGGAGGCCGAAGCCATTCGGTCTTCGAACTGCTCCGGGCGCTGGGAGAAAAAGACCAAAAGGGGGCCTTTTCTCTCCTCTCCGCCCTTTTGGGGGAGGGGGAGGCGCCGCTGATGATCCTGGCGATGTTAACCCGGCAGTGGCGTCTGATGGCGGTGGCGAAAGAGTCGGTCGATGCAGGAGCGTCGGAATCGGCGACGGCGAAGAAGGTCCCGATGCCGCCGAGCCTCTTTCCCCTCTTCCTAAAACAGGTCCGGCGTTGGAAGCGGAGCGAGATCCGAAGGGCATTCGATCTCTCCCTGGCGGCAGACACCCAATTAAAGGGTGGGAAACAGTCGGCCTCGCTCGTCCTTGAGATGTTGATTCTAGACCTCTGTCCCCCCACGCCCGCATTGCAACGGAAGGGCTACACCCTCCCCTTCTTAGATGCGTAA
- the rpsT gene encoding 30S ribosomal protein S20, protein MANHPSALKRERQAQKRKQRNRGVLSSVRTAIKKVQTALSEKNSDRVKAALKEAASSIDGAASKGVIPAKRASRKISRLAARVNKFLSAGAPSA, encoded by the coding sequence GTGGCAAACCATCCATCTGCACTAAAGAGAGAGCGACAGGCCCAGAAGAGAAAACAGCGAAACCGAGGTGTTCTCTCCTCCGTCCGAACGGCCATCAAAAAGGTTCAGACGGCCCTTTCCGAAAAGAATTCGGATCGCGTCAAAGCGGCCCTTAAAGAAGCAGCATCCTCTATCGATGGTGCCGCATCGAAAGGGGTCATCCCTGCAAAGCGCGCCTCGCGAAAGATTTCTCGCCTTGCGGCAAGGGTCAATAAGTTTTTGTCGGCAGGCGCTCCTTCCGCATAA